GCGGTCCGCCGGCCGGCGCACCACCCGGTGCAGAAAGACGATCCCGTCGGCACGCTCGTCCACATCCATACTGAGATTCACCACCTCGCGGCAGCGCTCCGCAAGGTCCGTCAGCTCATGGTAGTGGGTGGCGAAGAGCACCTTGGGCCGGCAGCCGCAGTGGGCCACCAGGTACTCCAGGACCGCCCAGGCGATGCTCATCCCGTCGTAGGTAGAGGTCCCCCGGCCGATCTCGTCGAGCACCACAAAGCTCTTCTCCGTCACGTTGTGGAGGATGTTGGCCGTCTCCAGCATCTCCACCATAAAGGTGCTCTGCCCCCGGTCCAGCTCGTCCCTGGCGCCGATACGGGTGAAGATCCGGTCGGTCACGGGGATCACCGCGGCCTCGGCGGGGACGAACCATCCCATCTGGGCGAGGATCACATGCAGGGCGGCCGTGCGGAGAAAGGTGGACTTGCCGGCCATGTTGGGCCCCGTCACAATGGCGATCCGCTCGCCGCCGCTGTCTAGCTCCACATCGTTGGGCGTGAAGGGCTGGTCGGGCAGCGCCATCTCCACCACCGGATGGCGGGCCCCACGCAGGGAGAGCCGTTCTCCCTGGTTCACCTCGGGGCGCACGTAGCCTCCCTCCCAGGCGAGGTCCGCCGCCGCTGCAAGCACATCGAGCTCCGCCAGGGCGTTGCCCAGCTCCTGCAGCGGCTCCGTCAGCGCCAGCACACGCTCCACAAGGGCATCGTAGAGGGTCCGCTCCCGTTCCCGGATCTTTTCCAGGGCGTCGAAGACCTTCTCCTCGAACCCCTTCAGCTCCTCGGTGATAAAACGCTCGCCCGACACCAGGGTCTGCTTCCGCTGGTACTCTTCGGGAACCTTGTCCTTCTGGGTGTTGCGCACCTCGATATAGTACCCGAAGACCTTGTTGTAGCCCACCTTGAGGTTTTTGATCCCCAGCCGCTCGCGCTCCACGGCGGCAAACTCCTCCAGCCAACGATCGCCGTGGAAGCCCAGCGAACGGTACTCATCCAGCTCGGCATCGTAGCCCTGACGGATCATGGTCCCGTCGCCGGGCTGTCTGGGAGGCTCCTCGGCCAGTGCGCGTTCCAGTTCGGCCGCCACCTCCGCGAAGGGCTCCAGGTCAGGGAGATCCCCGCCCGGCAACGTTCCGCTGCAGGCGTCGCGGATCCCGGGATAGGCCCGCAGGGTGTCCCGCACCGCCGTCATATCCCGACCGGTGCCGACCCCGAGGCTCAGCCGCCCCAGAGCCCGTTCCACATCGCGGCAGGCGGCGAGCCGCTCCTGCACCGTCAGCAGCATGGCGCTGTCCGCACGCAGCACGTCAATACGGTCGTGCCGCCTGGTGATGGCATCGACCTCACGCAGGGGCCGCTCGATCCAGCTGCGGAGCATCCGGCGCCCCATGGCCGTACGTGTCCTGTCCAGGATGGAC
The sequence above is a segment of the Synergistales bacterium genome. Coding sequences within it:
- the mutS gene encoding DNA mismatch repair protein MutS; translated protein: MTPMLRQYVRWKEAYPEALLFFRMGDFYEMFFDDARVAAPVLDIALTARDQEKRIPMAGVPVHAVETYMGRLVEKGYSVAICEQCSEPDGRTLVERRVIRLVTPGTYVPEKSGRDGVLAAVAPAGAELSVAFLRPATGRLEAGTFPSGEAMALCASMSPAETLLPRTGPRGVEELVTRSCPGTQVVERERASFDPGDGERRLLRAWGLGSVEGFGLRSGDQAVGCAAALLEYLEETQYAAARHVRRIRPLLQGRYLHLDVTTQRNLELLEGPGSTLLSILDRTRTAMGRRMLRSWIERPLREVDAITRRHDRIDVLRADSAMLLTVQERLAACRDVERALGRLSLGVGTGRDMTAVRDTLRAYPGIRDACSGTLPGGDLPDLEPFAEVAAELERALAEEPPRQPGDGTMIRQGYDAELDEYRSLGFHGDRWLEEFAAVERERLGIKNLKVGYNKVFGYYIEVRNTQKDKVPEEYQRKQTLVSGERFITEELKGFEEKVFDALEKIRERERTLYDALVERVLALTEPLQELGNALAELDVLAAAADLAWEGGYVRPEVNQGERLSLRGARHPVVEMALPDQPFTPNDVELDSGGERIAIVTGPNMAGKSTFLRTAALHVILAQMGWFVPAEAAVIPVTDRIFTRIGARDELDRGQSTFMVEMLETANILHNVTEKSFVVLDEIGRGTSTYDGMSIAWAVLEYLVAHCGCRPKVLFATHYHELTDLAERCREVVNLSMDVDERADGIVFLHRVVRRPADRSYGIEVARLAGIPDQVIARSRELLQEFEEGQRVLEPPQRRRVARGGQMRLLSVERDALLEELASLDARRMDPDDMLKRVASLTRRSRRVLREGV